A single window of Leclercia adecarboxylata DNA harbors:
- a CDS encoding TVP38/TMEM64 family protein has protein sequence MAANVRKITLLCALLGAFVVIYTQLPPGVLTLENLQARHQALLHYCQQAPLQSAALFFILYVLVTTLSLPGAALLTLLGGALFGLWPGILLVSFAATLGATLAMLVSRYLLRDWVQRRFAGPMRTVNDGVARDGAFYLFALRLMPLFPFFMVNLLAGVTTLGVRRYWWVSQLGMLPGAVVFLNAGHQLGQIASLRDILSPGVVFAFTLLGLLPLITRWLFARFSRTSP, from the coding sequence ATGGCGGCAAACGTTCGTAAAATCACTCTTCTGTGCGCCCTTCTGGGCGCATTTGTTGTTATTTATACGCAACTGCCTCCCGGCGTCCTGACGCTGGAAAATCTTCAGGCCCGGCATCAGGCGCTGCTGCATTACTGCCAGCAGGCGCCACTGCAGAGCGCCGCGCTCTTTTTCATTCTCTATGTGCTGGTCACCACCCTGTCGCTGCCGGGGGCTGCGCTGCTGACCCTGCTCGGCGGGGCGCTGTTCGGCCTCTGGCCGGGGATTTTGCTGGTCTCCTTCGCCGCCACGCTAGGCGCAACCCTGGCGATGCTGGTCAGCCGCTATCTGCTGCGCGACTGGGTGCAGCGCCGCTTTGCCGGGCCGATGCGCACCGTGAATGACGGGGTTGCCCGCGACGGGGCCTTTTATCTGTTTGCCCTGCGCCTGATGCCGCTGTTTCCTTTCTTTATGGTCAACCTGCTGGCCGGGGTGACGACCCTCGGGGTACGGCGCTACTGGTGGGTCAGCCAGCTCGGGATGCTGCCCGGTGCGGTGGTTTTTCTCAATGCCGGCCACCAGTTAGGGCAGATCGCCTCGCTGCGTGATATCCTCTCGCCGGGCGTGGTTTTCGCCTTTACGCTACTGGGACTGCTGCCGCTGATTACCCGCTGGCTGTTTGCCCGCTTTTCCCGCACTTCTCCATAA
- the xthA gene encoding exodeoxyribonuclease III produces the protein MKFVSFNINGLRARPHQLQAIVEQHQPDVIGLQETKVHDDMFPLEEVAKLGYNVFYHGQKGHYGVALLTKETPVSVRRGFPGDGEDSQRRIIMAEIPSPLGNITVINGYFPQGESRDHPLKFPAKEKFYQDLQSFLETELNKENPVLIMGDMNISHTDLDIGIGEDSRKRWLRAGKCSFLPEEREWMARLMDWGLVDTFRHANPETQDRFSWFDYRSRGFDDNRGLRIDLLLASAPLAERCIETGIDYEIRSMEKPSDHAPVWATFDVK, from the coding sequence ATGAAATTTGTCTCTTTTAATATCAACGGCCTGCGCGCCCGTCCTCATCAACTGCAAGCCATCGTTGAGCAGCATCAGCCTGACGTTATCGGCCTGCAGGAGACAAAAGTCCACGACGATATGTTCCCTCTGGAAGAGGTGGCAAAACTGGGTTACAACGTCTTTTATCACGGCCAGAAAGGCCATTACGGTGTGGCCCTGCTGACCAAAGAGACGCCCGTCTCGGTGCGTCGCGGCTTCCCGGGGGACGGTGAAGATTCCCAGCGCCGCATCATCATGGCGGAAATTCCCTCGCCGCTTGGCAACATCACCGTGATCAATGGCTACTTCCCGCAGGGCGAGAGCCGCGACCATCCGCTGAAATTCCCGGCCAAAGAGAAGTTCTACCAGGATCTGCAGTCCTTCCTCGAAACCGAGCTGAACAAAGAGAATCCGGTGCTGATCATGGGTGACATGAATATCAGCCATACCGATCTGGATATCGGCATCGGCGAAGACAGCCGCAAACGCTGGCTCCGCGCCGGGAAGTGCTCCTTCCTGCCGGAAGAGCGCGAGTGGATGGCGCGTCTGATGGACTGGGGTCTGGTGGATACCTTCCGCCACGCCAACCCGGAGACCCAGGATCGCTTCTCATGGTTTGATTACCGCTCCAGAGGCTTTGACGATAACCGCGGCCTGCGCATCGACCTGCTGCTGGCAAGCGCGCCGCTGGCAGAGCGCTGCATTGAAACCGGGATCGATTACGAGATCCGCAGCATGGAAAAACCGTCCGACCACGCCCCGGTATGGGCGACATTCGACGTAAAATGA
- a CDS encoding aspartate aminotransferase family protein has product MSLSITRENFDEWMMPVYAPAAFIPVRGEGSRLWDQQGKEYIDFAGGIAVNALGHAHPALRQALNDQAAKFWHTGNGYTNEPALRLAKKLIDATFAEKVFFCNSGAEANEAALKLARKYAHDNFGSQKSGIVAFKNAFHGRTLFTVSAGGQPSYSQDFAPLPPDIRHAIYNDLQSASELIDDTTCAVIVEPMQGEGGVLPADKAFLQGLRELCDRHNAVLIFDEVQTGVGRTGELYAYMHYGVTPDVLSTAKALGGGFPVGAMLTTDKFARVMTVGTHGTTYGGNPLASAVAGQVLDIINTPEVLAGVRQRHEWFVERLQAINAKTGLFKEIRGLGLLIGCVLTEEFAGKAKLISQEAAKAGVMVLIAGANVVRFAPALIVSEEEVQTGLDRFALACERVKSGVSS; this is encoded by the coding sequence ATGTCTCTGTCAATTACGCGTGAAAACTTTGATGAATGGATGATGCCGGTTTACGCCCCGGCGGCTTTTATTCCGGTACGGGGAGAGGGCTCACGCCTGTGGGATCAGCAGGGCAAAGAGTATATCGACTTCGCTGGCGGCATTGCGGTTAACGCCCTGGGCCACGCCCATCCGGCGCTGCGACAGGCGCTGAATGACCAGGCGGCGAAGTTCTGGCATACCGGGAACGGGTACACCAACGAACCGGCGCTGCGCCTGGCGAAAAAACTGATCGACGCCACCTTCGCCGAAAAAGTGTTCTTCTGTAACTCCGGGGCCGAAGCTAACGAAGCGGCGCTGAAGCTGGCGCGTAAATATGCCCACGACAACTTTGGCAGCCAGAAAAGCGGCATCGTTGCTTTCAAAAATGCCTTCCACGGCCGCACCCTTTTTACCGTCAGTGCGGGCGGTCAGCCCTCTTATTCCCAGGACTTTGCTCCGCTGCCGCCGGATATCCGCCACGCGATCTATAACGATCTGCAATCCGCCAGTGAGCTGATCGACGACACCACCTGCGCGGTGATCGTCGAGCCGATGCAGGGCGAGGGCGGTGTGCTGCCTGCGGATAAAGCCTTCCTCCAGGGGCTGCGCGAGCTGTGCGATCGCCACAACGCGGTGCTGATTTTTGATGAAGTTCAGACCGGCGTCGGCCGCACCGGCGAGCTGTATGCCTATATGCATTACGGCGTCACCCCGGACGTGCTCTCCACCGCCAAGGCCCTCGGCGGCGGCTTCCCGGTGGGGGCAATGCTCACCACCGACAAATTCGCCCGGGTGATGACCGTCGGCACCCACGGCACCACCTACGGCGGTAACCCGCTGGCGTCGGCGGTGGCCGGTCAGGTGCTGGATATCATCAACACCCCGGAAGTGCTGGCCGGCGTCAGGCAGCGTCATGAGTGGTTTGTCGAGCGCCTGCAGGCCATTAACGCCAAAACCGGCCTGTTCAAAGAAATTCGCGGTCTGGGGCTGCTGATTGGCTGCGTGCTCACGGAGGAGTTCGCCGGAAAAGCTAAACTTATCTCACAGGAAGCGGCAAAAGCGGGCGTGATGGTGTTGATCGCCGGGGCTAACGTGGTGCGCTTCGCGCCTGCGCTGATCGTCAGCGAGGAAGAAGTGCAGACCGGGTTAGATCGCTTCGCGCTGGCCTGTGAACGTGTGAAGTCCGGGGTGTCATCATGA
- the astA gene encoding arginine N-succinyltransferase, with product MMVIRPIERGDLSALMQLAGKTGGGLTSLPVDENTLSARIERSLETWQGTLPKGEQGYVFVLEDTDSGTVAGICAIEVAVGLNDPWYNYRVGTLVHASKELNVYNALPTLFLSNDHTGSSELCTLFLDPEWRKEGNGYLLSKSRFLFMAAFRDRFNEKVVAEMRGVIDETGFSPFWQSLGERFFSMEFSKADYLCGTGQKAFIAELMPKHPIYTYFLSPEAQAVIGQVHPQTAPARAVLEKEGFRYRNYVDIFDGGPTLECDIDRVRAIRKSRLVEVAEGQPAPGEWPACLVANEQYDQFRATLIRVDPDCERLVLTPAQLDALKCRAGDRIRMVRLCPEEKTA from the coding sequence ATGATGGTCATCCGTCCCATTGAGCGCGGTGATTTATCCGCCCTCATGCAGCTTGCCGGTAAGACAGGAGGCGGGTTGACCTCGCTTCCCGTTGATGAAAATACCCTCTCGGCGCGCATTGAGCGCTCGCTGGAGACCTGGCAAGGGACGCTGCCGAAAGGAGAACAGGGCTACGTGTTTGTGCTGGAGGATACCGACAGCGGCACCGTGGCCGGGATCTGCGCCATTGAGGTGGCGGTGGGTCTGAACGATCCCTGGTACAACTACCGTGTCGGCACCCTGGTGCACGCTTCGAAAGAGCTGAACGTCTACAATGCGCTGCCGACGCTGTTCCTCAGCAACGATCACACCGGCAGCAGCGAGCTGTGCACGCTGTTTCTCGATCCGGAATGGCGCAAGGAGGGCAACGGTTATCTGCTCTCCAAATCGCGCTTTCTCTTTATGGCAGCCTTCCGCGACCGCTTTAATGAAAAAGTGGTGGCCGAGATGCGCGGCGTGATCGACGAAACCGGCTTCTCGCCGTTCTGGCAAAGCCTAGGGGAACGCTTCTTCTCGATGGAGTTCAGCAAGGCCGACTATCTCTGCGGTACCGGGCAGAAAGCCTTTATTGCCGAGCTGATGCCAAAACATCCTATCTATACCTATTTCCTCAGCCCCGAAGCGCAGGCCGTGATTGGCCAGGTGCATCCGCAAACCGCCCCGGCGCGCGCGGTACTGGAGAAAGAAGGGTTCCGCTACCGTAACTATGTCGACATCTTTGACGGCGGCCCGACGCTGGAGTGCGACATCGACCGGGTGCGGGCGATCCGTAAAAGCCGTCTGGTAGAGGTGGCCGAAGGCCAGCCTGCGCCGGGCGAGTGGCCCGCCTGCCTGGTGGCCAATGAACAATATGACCAGTTCCGCGCCACGCTGATCCGCGTGGATCCTGACTGTGAACGTCTGGTGCTGACCCCAGCCCAGCTGGATGCCCTGAAATGCCGCGCCGGCGATCGTATTCGCATGGTGCGCCTGTGCCCCGAGGAGAAAACAGCATGA